The DNA segment AAAATCCTTCATTAccaatttcataactttttaagGACAAAATTTAAGATTATAGACTAATTaccataaaattgttataaataatattgtaATACATTTGAGCACTCGTTAAACAGTCAAGTGAACTGGGCGGATTAATTTTCCTTTCAATTTTTCTAAGgacgatattttaaaatgctCCTCTAAAGAGTAAGGAAAAAAGCTACCACTTCCGAGTCTAATTAGCTATCGGGTGCTGCACTGTTGTACACGGTTTTAACGAGTTGCTTGTCAAGtggatatttcaaaattattcgtCATTATATCACTGCAAATTTCTTTCACCCGGAGTGTACCCCTTCGAGCTTGAAATCTTAATTATTAACTCACCGGTATATTTCACAACTAACGCAACAGTCGGGGGAGTCTTTAAATATTGCTTTACAGTCGGAATAAAAAAAGCGAAGAGTTCTCCGTTGTTGTTTAGTCGTGGTCGAAAATTAGCCGAATTTATGTAAAGTAAACCGTAACCAAAACAGACGACAAATAAATTTGTCGAATCGCAGCAGGATCTAATAATACATGAGTGTCGTTTTCAGCGCGTTTCAAGAATACGTGGAGTGTTCGACGCACACGATGAGGCGAGCTTGCGGCGAGGATGCCGCCCAATTCAGCAGAGACTTTCTCGACAGGATATCGTCGTCCCTAATTCGGGTGAGTACCGACCACCGAAATAACTCCAACTTTGAATGAAACACGTAAAACTGCAAACTTGGCCGGCGCGGCGTATCGCCGAGACGTGCTTAAAATTGCGTCCAGGTTAGTTCTTAGCGTCCATCCAGTTTGTCCGGCATTTTATGCGAAGTTACAGCACGCAGAAGCCTCTTAAGAGCTGTGAGAAGCCGCCCGTTAAATTTCTCCAGGTTGCAGTTTTATGTAACGTCGCGATGCGGTATTAATGTGACTTTGTGTTGCAGTTACACTGTCGCGAGTACGGCAGAAGAGAGTGCGGACTGATGTCGGGGGCAGAGTCGTCGTCATCGAAGATGTCTTCGCTGCTGCTGACCGTGTTAGGTGTGTTAGCGTATTACGTGAGATAAGCAAAGACGATCAGCGGAGAGAGCGAATGGAAAGAGCATTTAGTCTACTTCAGTGAGTGttgaatttttgtgaaaagcGCCGTTGCCAGATTTCGGAAGGCCAAACAGCCAATAACGTCGTCTAGGCTATGATAGATTAGTACACTTAAAAGACTGATAATAGAAGTAGACGGCTTTTGGCGTCCGAGACTGAAACGGCGCTCCTAGAACTCGAATTCGAGTCTTCTCTGTATGTCCGGTACAAAATTGGAACGCTTCAGTTTGGTGTACTTAAGTGCACTTTTGTTTTCgacaaacacatttttcaatCTTGTACATAGGTCAGAGTTTAAAGAAATCTCATTACTGTAAAATGTCTGTAGGTACCTTATTAGAGCATATCTAGTCTTTCATATCACTGTTACTTGTGATTGTCCGTTCGCAACTGTTTGCGATTtggattagatttttttttactttaagtTGCACGCTTTAgatttgtgtttatttttcggtTCATTTTCACATCTTTCATTCCCcaagtaattttatttctacTATTTATTcgattgttttaattttacaccGTCCAGTTAATTGTGTACAGTTCTAGATGTAGTTAAGTtgttgaatttaaaataattataaaattgtcaaaaataagGAGTTCCGGAGTCGACGAAATTGAGAACGCTTCGTTTCCGTAAACTACTCTGAGTGTAACTAGTCAACAGATCGTCTTGTAgtagttttaatttaaatgtataTGTGAAAACGTAGATCTGTgaagtttgtattttttaacagACAGTTTATTGATAATCGAGCCATGACGAGCGGTTGCTGTAAAGAAATCGATGCGAACTCGGTTTTGTTGACTCCGGAGGAAATATTAATTGttctaatattttaaaatgttccaagaaaaattcataattgtacaaaataatgtaattttgaatgttattgttagaaagaggtactgtagcaggtagtcctgcctactttctttgtgagaggggtgaaatcacccacccttatttaagtcgagatatagcggtaaaaaccagagtctaccactatccttggtacttaacacttgtacatcaacattttgtcatacaataaagtttttaagtagttatacaaagacgactatatcatttgaacggctaatatcaccacccaacagtgattaatcgttcataattttggtccttcgagccggatgatTAAATCCATATCACACGACGGTCGTCTAGTGTAATAACAAGTGTAATACAACAACAATTCAAGAAACAGTTTCGACACCCAGAGGGCAGCAACGATTTCGTCACCTTCAGCAAGGGCAAAAGGGCAGCACGAATAGTCACCGAATTGGGTAGCAGCGAAGCGATCATCACTCAAGACATCAACAAAGGTTAGTGGCTCTCAATCCTTTCAATTTCCCTTCCAAACTGCATTACTACGTACGACTTTTTCTATTGTTCctaatttcgcaaattttCATCTCGACCACGTAAATCAAATCAATCATTATGCCCGAGACATCCTTATTAGATGAATCAATTGCCAAATTAGAGGCTctaaaaaggaaaagaacctCATTAAAAGCTAGAATTACGCGTATTCAGAACTTTGTGtctaattttcaatcaaatgATAATGATGTGTCTCCACTAGAAACTAGAAAAACATTCATCGAACAAATATTCAAAGAATATGACGAGGTACAGACTGAAATTGAATCACTCGATCTTTCATCAGAGGCGATTGAGACACAGACTCAGGACCGCGACGAAATTGATTTAAAGTATCTCGATGTATTATcatcaattcaaacaaaaattagacaAACGACGCCTCCACCGCACACTGCGGCCACAGCGAATCCTAACGGTAGTTGTTCCAGCGCTAATTCACATTGCTCTAATCGTGatcaatcaatcaaattgaatctgccaactttaaatttaaaatctttcacTGGTTGCTATAAGGAAtggttgtcatttcaaaattcatttaaatccaTTATTGAAGACGAAAACAACATGCTAAACAACTGTCAACGTTTCCAATATTTGCGATCATGTTTATCTGGTGAAGCTTTGCGAGCAGTCGAGTCATTAACGGTGTCAtcagaaaattataatgtagCGTGGGATATCTTAAAGAAACGGTTCTGCAACAAACGGCTGATCGTTCACGATCACATAATAGCCATCACAAAGGCACCCCAAGTAATTAAAGCCTCGCATTCGTCACTTAGGTGTTTTTTAGATACGTTGAATTCAAATGTTGCCGCGTTAAGACAGCTAGAAGTACCAATTGATACTTGGCACGCTCTTCTAGTCGTAATAATTGTGGACAAATTAGACGACAATCTTGCAAGAGAATGGCAGGCTACATTAACCGACGAGGTTCCAACTTACGGTCAAACGAtcgaatttttagaaaagaaaTGTCAGTTGTTGGAATCCTTAAATCTATTGCACCCCAAATCGAACGTCAATCCGAATCACAATAATGCAAAAAACAATATGTCACAAAAACGAAGCACTACATCTTATGTTGCCACAAACAAACtacattgtacattttgtaaaaatgacgaTCATACAATCTTTCAAtgcaatgaatttacaaaattaaatgtagagGAAAGAAACGCTCAAGCTCGAAACCTGAAGTTATGTCTTAATTGTCTAAGAACCAATCATTTTGTTAACAACTGTCAGTCCAAATTCAAATGCCGTAAATGCAATCAAAGCCACAATACGCTGCTTCACAAAGAAAGACAAATCACGCAAACCAATGAAACACCAGCACAGGTAGAAAGTTTAAACGCTCATTCTATGAGGTCCCAAtcatcaattattttgttatcaacCGCGATCGTTCTCATAGAAGATCGTAATAATAAGTCACATAAATGTAGAGCTCTCCTGGATGCAGGGTCCATGAACAGTTATATTACGtcatcattttccaaaaaattacgtCTACAGCAGAAAGCCGTAAATATAACCGTTGGCGGAATTGGTCAAATTTCGACGAACATCAAACAGGCCGTCCAGGTAAACATCAAGTCTCAGTACAATAAGTTTTCGGCGAACTTAAGTTGTTTTGTTCTGGAAAAAATAACCGAAAATCTTCCCCTGGTGACCATAAACATGTctgcaataaatattccaaAGGAATTACAGCTAGCCGATCCGAAATTCTTAGAAACTGCACCAGTAGACTTACTTATCGGGGCTGATTTGTTTTGGAACCTTTTATGTCAAGACCGCAAGGAAATAACACTGAAGAACCATAACAAACTAATGCTGCAAAATACCCATTTAGGTTTCATTGCGGGTGGGTCACTAAATATGAACAATAACAATAGCTCAAGCACCTGCTCGCTTTCTCTAACGTCGGTAACCGACATTTTAGAGAACCAGGTGCAGAAATTCTTCGAACTAGAACAATGCAGCAACCCTTCCGAACAAAAATGCTTTTCAAATGAAGAGATTATGTgcgagcaacattttattcaaaatacgtGCAGACAAACAAACGGAAAGTTTCTTGTTAAActgccattaaaaaatgatcctCCAATTCTTAAGTCAAACCGCGATAGTGctgtaaagttttttaacAATCTGGAACGAAACCTAAACAAAAGGCCTACACTAAAATCAGATTATGTGCAATTCATGCGGGATTACATCTCTTTGGGTCACATGGAGGAAGTTCCGGGTtgcgaattaaataaaccgaactgtacatatttgccCCATCACGCGGTACTCAAGGATTCTACATCGACCAAGTTAAGAGTTGTTTTTAACGCGTCATTTCGCTCAGCTGATGCATTAAGTCTAAATGACAATCTTATGGCAGGACCTACAATCCAGCCAGagctttttgcaattttgttgagATTCAGAACTTTTAAATACGTCGTAAACGGGGACATAGCTAAAATGTACCGTATGATAGAAATACATCCCGATCACAGTGACTATCAACGAATTGTTTGGCGCGAGAACACCGAAGATCCGCTAAAAACGTATAGATTAACCACTCTAACCTACGGTACAAAACCGGCCAGTTTTCTAGcaacaagatgtcttaaaGAACTAGCTCTTCAAAACGTAAATCAGTACCCGGAAGCCGCTAAAGCAATTCAACAGGATTTTTACGTAGACGATCTTCTGACGGGAGGAGACTCACTTGAAAACCTAATCACTTTACGAgatcaaataattcaaattttagctcatGGTGGTTTCTTATTACGTAAATGGGCCGCCAATCATCCTGCATTAATTCCAGATAGTCACGAGCCTAATCTCAACGTCAGTTTCGATAAGGATGCTTACACTAAAACGTTAGGGCTTTTTTGGAATCCTAATCACGATTCGTTACGCTATCAGGTAAAACAGTGCGACATTCCGAAAAGACTAACAAAACGCGAAATCCTGTCTAAAACTGCCCAGGTATTCGATCCGTTGGGTCTTGTGGCGCCAGTAGtagtaaaagcaaaaataatccTTCAACAGTGCTggagtttgaaaattggatGGGACGATCCATTACCTGAAACTATTTATTGTGCATGGGTTAAGATCTTGCAAGAACTCGCTCACTTaaacgaaatcgaaattcccagaaacataataaaatcaagccCCGTACAGGTGCAACTACATGGTTTTGGTGACGCATCACAAATCGCATATGGCGCTGCTGTCTATCTAAGAACAACTGATCATAGTGGCAATCATCAAGTTCACTTAATTTGCGCTAAATCTCGTGTGGCTCCTCTTCGCGCTGTTACGTTACCACGCTTGGAGCTGTGTGCCGCCTTAACGTTGTCGCGattatttaatacagttttacgaacgataaatgtcaaaattgatcaGCAATTTCTCTGGACAGATTCCACAGTCGTTCTGGCATGGATAAACGCTACATCTTCAAACTTACAAACATTTGTAGGAAATCGAGTTTCCGAAATTCAAACGCTAACGGATGCGAAAGATTGGTATCATGTCAAAAGCGAAAGTAACCCTGCGGATGTACTAAGCCGAGGTGCTTTACCTGGTCAACTCAAAACTAATAAACTGTGGTGGAACGGTCCTGATTGGCTGTCAGAAAACAACGACACTTGGCCCGTATCTAACGTAAATCTTTCGGATATTGAAATTCCAGAACGGCGAACTGTCACTCTGACCAATATTCATTCTCGCGAAAGACAACTACCGCTTCTtacgaaattttcaaattacaaaaaaactgaACGCGTAATGTCATGGGTATTACGGTTCATCAACAATTGTAGGAAGCCAAACCAAAGGCAAATCTCTAGTTCTTTAACATGTGAAGAATTAAAAGATTCCATGAAGGCCATCatgcgtttaattcaagaaGTTGCATTCAACGATGAATTAGCTTgccttaaacaaaacaaaccgaTTAACAAGAAATCACGTTTACTgtgcttaaatatttttctcgacaagaatgataatttaattcgcgCGGGAGGTAGGTTGCAAAACTCATCCTTAACTTACGATGTCAAACATCCCATCGTGCTACCAAACGATCACCATTTGATTAAGGCATTAGTCAAACACGTGCACATTGAGCAACTGCACGCTGGTGTTCAGGGAACTTTAGCCGCGttacgtcaaaatttttggataatttcTCCACGCAGTGTGGTACGCAAGATTTTGCACCAgtgtttgcaatgttttaaagtCAAACCAAGCGTTATGTATCCTATTATGGGTAATTTGCCCAAATCCCGTGTCGAACCAACCAGACCATTTTCAATCAGTGGCGTAGATTATGCCGGGCCTATTTACATCAAGGAATGTCGTGGTCGCAGTAAGCGTACTGTGAAGGCATATATTTGCGTCTTTGTCTGTTTTTCAACTAAAGCCGTTCATTTAGAACTAGTTGGTGACTTAACGACTCAAACCTTTTTGAATGCGCTAAAACGCTTCATATCAAGACGTGGTCATGTGTACCATCTTTATTCGGACAATGCTACAAATTTCGTTGGCGCCAATAGAGAATTACTGGAACTAAGAACATTTCTAAAGTCAGCTTCATTTAGTCAAATTACAGAAAATCTGGCTAATAAGGGTATCTCGTGGCATTTCATTCCCCCCAGATCCCCGCACATGGGCGGTATTTGGGAAATAAACGTAAAATCCATTAAAGGTCATTTAAAGAGAACAATTGGAGAAGTCGTGCTTTCCTACGAAGAATTGTATACCCTGTTAACAAGAATTGAAGCAGTCCTAAACTCCAGACCCTTGTGTCCCTTGAGTAACGATCCTAATGACCTTAATCCCATAACCCCTGGTCACTTCCTCATCGGAGAGCCATTAACTTCTATAAGCGAAAGAGATCTTACGACGACGAGGATCAACCGATTGACGCAATGGCAAAGAGTGGAACAGATGAGGCAGCACTTTTGGCACCGCTGGCAAAGGGAGTACCTTGTTCAAAACATCAATCGTTCCAAGCAGCTCCGTGGTTCCGGTTCCAGACCGTCTACCCCCGCCTTGGAAGTTGGTTCCATGGTGATTCTAGTTGAGGACAACACGCCGCCACTACAATGGAAATTGGGACGCATCGTAGAACTTCATCCCGGAAGTGACGGTGTTGTGCGCGTAGTGTCCGTAAAGACTGTCAATGGCATCTTCAAAAGAGCCACGCGAAAGGTGTGCGTTCTGCCAGCGAATGAATAGactatgtttgtatcgtgtaaatatttgttataattatgcattaacccttttttttacaattgacttcaatgtttgtattttttaatgttttttgtcaTGTTTATTATGTAACAATCCTTTTTCTAATAACCATGTTCGATCTTTGCTaattccaatatttttgaagtccGTGCCTTCAAGGGGGGCGGtatatgtacaaaataatgtaattttgaatgttattgttagaaagaggtactgtagcaggtagtcctgcctactttctttgtgagaggggtgaaatcacccacccttatttaagtcgagatatagcggtaaaaaccagagtctaccactatccttggtacttaacacttgtacatcaacattttgtcatacaataaagtttttaagtagttatacaaagacgactatatcatttgaacggctaatatcaccacccaacagtgattaatcgttcaataataaaatgttttttttaattattcctTGTTAAATAAACCCTTATCTTCCTCCGAGAGAGGCAAATATTATCCAACATTTTACTCGACACATTTACGAAGTTACAACATAACAAGACTGCTTATTGTGCTCGAAACTGTGTAAGATCCTTATTTTATAAACCAGCGGTTCGTTGTAGGACGATACAAGGATACAAGTAAGTACTCCACAAAAGAGAACTTGAGCAACTACTTTCTTAAAGAGGGAGATCCGTCGATCGTTTCATCGATTGTTTTGAGTATGCAGTTACAAGACTAGGCTATTCTTTgaattgagaaatttgactTCCAAGTGTTTTAAATTCGTTCGAAATTTACATAAACTGACTTCATGAATTTATTATCACAAGGTAAATGAACGTCGCGCAAACAGGACAAATTTACAGTAGGACATTAAACGAGTACCTGTTCAAAGAATACAGTTTAAATTTCGAAATAAGTTGCAGAAATGTATTGTTAGCACCGTATCGATTTCTATTAAAACACATACGAGGGTGTTTTGGCTATTTGTTGTGCCTGATGTAAACGACCTTGaaacattaacaaattttacagTTTATTTGGATAAACTGTGTACAAAAGGAAATAGTAAAAGACGTACGGCAAGCTGCATATTGCGGAATCTTTTTCAACCGTATCGTTGATATACGAGGGATGATTGATACGTACTCTTGTTGgtcaaaaagcaaaaaaaaatttttttaactcgatttatttttcaatatgaCCTCTTGTAGCTCGATACACTTAACCCAATGACATTCTAACTCTTTCAAGCCCTCTAAAAAATAGGATCTGTCAAACTGCGAATTAGGCTTCAGTTTCGACCTGACCTCGTTCGTGCGAATCTCTTTCCACCGagacattttttcatatttggaaACAGGAAGAAGTCGCAGGAGGCTAAATCTGGAGAATACGGTGGATGTGGTAGCAGTTCGTAGCCTAATTCGACCAATTTCGCTGCGGCAACGAGGGATCGGTGTACCGGTACATTGTCTTGGTGGAACAGCACTTTCTTCTTTACCCCGTGGGACGGTTTTTTCTTCTATGCATCGCAAAATCTGCCCAATAATTGAGTATTATACTGCCCTGTGATCGTGCTTCCCTTTTCCAAATAGTGGCGCTATTTGACTTCAAACACGGgtaattatcattattatcaaTCACCCCTCGTATCTTACGCAGACCAGAAGTGCAAAATTATCACTTATCTATCAGACACGTACACATCCAGTGCGTAAAGATCTAAGGTCGTGAATAGTTGGTGCGATTCTTCGCTCTTCAATAGAAGACtgccaaaatattttaaatcatcTGAGCAATAGTGCTGCTTCTGTGGCTAGAATTCACGGAGGTGTTAAAATAAAGAACAAGGAAATTTTAGAaatcacttttatttttttgtgtggaTTAGAGCGTTTGTTGTAATCTACCCTTGactcttttttttgttcaataaaCGATTCTGTTCTATTCCTGTAACCTTTGTGGTATCCACACCTTCACTATCGGGCATTCTTCAGTGACAgttttttgacaatgaaaaaATGTCCATTTAATTCTTCTTCCACTGAAAAAATCAACCATTGGAATAAATGAAATGCTCACTGCGTGaaacagtaaaaataaattttgagaaGTTGCTTCAACACCAGAGAAGGTGTGTgagtggggtagagttgacatttgtatgacatttcatatgcgtggatttgattttttttttatattgggtgattcaaaatgattgtggataagtaaaCTCTGCAtacagtgccttttttttaacgctggccatagggatttgtactgggtgccccaaaatccgcggaacaactcaatggggcaatgtcaactcatattagaaaataatgagaaaaataattaaaaaattctatacctatataccattcacgatgttttggcataaggggaggccatggaaaaagtgcatttaagttggcagtaaagctgtctgttgaattaggttatgtttttctaagtttgaggttataaactgcgtcattgtctagtgcattgttgtcagttttactagtttacaatagaacaatactcacacatttttaatccattttaacaaaacaggaaactgacttgaacaaaCTACAGAATAGTAAGGGCCGGGACCGAAAGACAAAGTGACTCCTGTCaatttatgcaccacttagataacccatTTATACAGTATCTTAACCAACGAATTAGTAACTTCTCACCGAATTTTTCATGTTAACCAAAACgttcctagaactagattgtataaaaccttgtacctacttattaagccttacattattcgaatctttctgcaaaatatttacacacccatcgtccatgacaaaaaagaacaaaactattcaacttccataatttcattagaaaattctgaatcatcattacctgcatgaaaatcccaatcaaattccgagtcagattctcctaatgaaattattattaaaggaagaacgttttcaaatgaaagatttcccattaattttgcccaatcttccAAAATAAGTTCTttacaatatctacaaaaatgttggcaaatttcaggagtacatttcaaaataggcTCAAGCCACTCATTCACAACTCTATGgcgaagttataataggtcttacaaaacccctgtgccatttcaattgggtcgttgtttcttccttcactatccgtgctacatatttatcttgtactcacctacgattcaatttatacataaaaagaacttgacttcactgtaacttactgaaaatatgttctgcagtctaatataaacaccatcaatacgttttaatggcgcttaattatgattacggtaaattcggcaacatgttacgttcattttgataggtccgcatgtcaggcactttagtgacagcagacatgacagaaatcaaacatgtatccaactttaaaaaatgaaatcatagcctccccttatgccaaaacatcgtgaatggcatatacagtgcattcacttttgttttagaccagagtaggctatggaaatttggcaagttgtatggtaagactgtggctgaatgacaatatacatCATGTATAATATTTGAGGTTACACTTTCTTGAGTTTCTTGTCACAATTCATGACCATGTAGCCaagcattatcattttccaattaactacatagtttcgaggactcaataatgtgtgtatttagtgataaatgtaaatagtgcacaaatttaaaactaatttaccttaatttgacactggcaattcgaacaattttgattttgttattttgacatagccccgataccaacatctaaaaaaattaaaatagcctactctggtctaaaacaaaaatgaatgtattataatagatttgaagatatgggggctcaaaaagtgcagctttgatctcgtttattttaaatattataaaagatttttactatttgtcttttactagccagtggaataataattctgaaggattgtgatcaggtttgcaattatttacttcattatttccagcaaaattttcgcactattttcagtttttcctcAGTATCTCTTAAGATATGAGTCTAACAGAAAGAGTTgaagttatcttttttaaactagattaaattcaCTTCAATTTGAGGCCTAAGCAAACTTTGTGCGTCCAGCAGTTTCCGAGATAcagctcttcaaaaattgggtattttttccaagaagtgaaatttttttgtttatttctctttttttattaaatatcgaaAAATTTCTCGCCCCATGAGAAAAGTCTAGGGCAATGAACTTGAAGCGCATTTATTTAGCTATAAACTGAGATCTGATGGGCAGCTGCAAGTCCAATGCTTCTCTAAAAAGTGGCATTTAACCGAAAACCTCGAAAAAgggaatttgggaaaaataaatgaaaacaagttttcaacgcatcaaacatcacgtatagggcctaaaccgatcaaataagtaattttaacgtaatttagtaTGTGTGGTTAACAACTTGAAGGGAGTCTGTGAAGTCGGTGGAGAAATACTGCCCTCAGCGCCA comes from the Tenebrio molitor chromosome 9, icTenMoli1.1, whole genome shotgun sequence genome and includes:
- the LOC138138649 gene encoding uncharacterized protein, with the protein product MGGIWEINVKSIKGHLKRTIGEVVLSYEELYTLLTRIEAVLNSRPLCPLSNDPNDLNPITPGHFLIGEPLTSISERDLTTTRINRLTQWQRVEQMRQHFWHRWQREYLVQNINRSKQLRGSGSRPSTPALEVGSMVILVEDNTPPLQWKLGRIVELHPGSDGVVRVVSVKTVNGIFKRATRKVCVLPANE